A single region of the Alosa alosa isolate M-15738 ecotype Scorff River chromosome 6, AALO_Geno_1.1, whole genome shotgun sequence genome encodes:
- the srrm2 gene encoding serine/arginine repetitive matrix protein 2 isoform X2 yields MYNGIGLTTPRGSGTNGYVQRNLSSVRAKRPREDRGTDEKDRERLESQLNRQPNAEILEHQRKRQLEVKCAELQDMMEEQGYSAEEIDEKVNSFRLMLQEQLEPAPTPAERPNVTETHALAAANQQKNDRLRQAFGIGSDYVDGSSFHPDRKEREKEKREQERLERERQQQQKYQLIEPEESEESDSSPERKQSHKKKKKRNKRRESSESPSPSPKRDKKKAQKKKKKRAESEEDSDGSSSEKETSKKKRKRKKSENETPPLPKTRKHRSASSSPAHSPSPAPLRERQQNQPGRRGEEGRKERSPERMGRGRSERTPPRRAGRENPPRHVSSSDGERTEKDRGGDKDRGREKKTRHDDSSPSRDRARRSRSGERSRGREKEQEKQDRNRHDSSSPSPSPKRQKGKSREEERRRQEEEEKRKDKPQRRRDDSSASPDREPPRRGRSKERERGSGRERDVTPKAPSDRERDRERGRPREPPRGREKESPPPPRAREGDRERERQRDRRSGSATPPRRSPIANGRQRERDREEERKNERGREREAPKDRERESDREKERGREKEKEDTHFGRQRPQDRTPERDSVAEARKERVVEDKSRKEKDVEEKKREKVKGKSPAKEEKAKAKQKPAKKSKAKESSSSSSSSSSSSSSSSSSDSSSSSSDDDSDSSSSSSSSSSSSSASSDDGEKKKKQKAAEKKGKEAPAPPQPPAQKENGTRERVDRGREKEQPHVPAWKGSPTPPARARDQREENVDRRGRERYSPTPAARGRSPPSPPRMAADRAGARRPGREGALERYTPTEMDNHNRDRERGRDRERDRGKERSSPAEMERQRDRGKDRYSPANVDNRSPPPAPQRGRDRPDRYSPTEPTRDQKGGRGEGADAYRPSAGESQGEGDRDRRRRGVSPDSPRARGREDARTPPRQYQDGPRGHSPRRVSPARSPRRERSRDRERDRERERDRERQRQRERDRERERERERDRDRDRDRERDADRSRDRPPVRRSSRSRSPRRNSSPPIRSRRSPSPRYRRRSSRSLSREREQERNRERQREQEQEREKRGRPPAKAPSPPNHSGSSSSSSSSSSSSDSDSSASENEAGKAGTKEQSWKPGSERETGMRQEERTEQDRETAERRRSRSLERRAPSSQSDRRAPGKDPPSPFRTPAESRDSSRRGCRGQPTALAPHQPEQPNTAKNPVNGQPGIEEKLKKSWQGSSSSSSSSSSSSSSSSSDSSDSEPEQDKGGDAAPPRRKSSSSSPGGEKEGKRSPHRPERVPADSLRDSRSLSYSPPMRMRRGAPSPPHRRSGSRRSRSRSPSSKRRR; encoded by the exons ATGTATAACGGGATTGGCCTTACCACGCCGCGTGGTAGTGGCACCAATGGTTACGTGCAGCGGAACCTGTCGAGTGTGCGTGCCAAGCGCCCGCGCGAGGACCGTGGTACGGATGAGAAGGACCGCGAGCGCTTGGAAAGCCAACTGAATCGCCAGCCCAATGCTGAGATTCTCGAGCACCAGCGGAAGAGGCAGCTGGAGGTCAAATGTGCCGAGCTGCAGGACATGATGGAGGAGCAAGG GTACTCCGCTGAAGAGATCGACGAGAAAGTGAACAGTTTCCGTCTGATGTTGCAGGAGCAACTGGAGCCTGCTCCCACTCCCGCAGAACGTCCAAA TGTGACTGAGACACATGCGTTGGCCGCAGCCAACCAGCAGAAGAATGACCGGCTGAGGCAGGCCTTCGGCATCGGCTCCGACTACGTGGACGGCTCCTCCTTCCACCCCGACCGCAAGGAGCGTgaaaaggagaagagggagcaggagagactgGAGAGGGAacgtcagcagcagcagaagtaCCA ACTTATAGAACCAGAGGAGTCAGAGGAGTCTGACTCTTCCCCTGAACGCAAACAAAGtcataagaagaagaagaagagaaacaaGCGTAGAGAAAG CTCAGAGAGTCCCTCCCCTTCTCCCAAACGTGATAAGAAGAAGgctcagaagaagaagaagaaaag GGCCGAATCTGAAGAAGACAGTGATGG TTCCTCCTCCGAGAAGGAAACatcaaagaaaaagagaaagaggaagaagagtgAAAATGAGACTCCTCCTCTTCCCAAGACCCGCAAACACCGCAGCGCATCATCCAGCCCTGCTCACAG CCCATCTCCTGCTCCACTGAGGGAGCGACAGCAGAACCAGCCGGGTCGAAGAGGCGAGGAGGGGCGCAAGGAGCGGTCTCCTGAAAGAATGGGGAGAGGTCGCAGCGAGAGGACTCCCCCAAGAAGAGCAGGACGTGAG AATCCACCCAGACATGTCAGTTCCTCTGATGGAGAGAGGacggagaaagacagaggaggggACAAGGACCGAGGCAGGGAGAAAAAGACGAGGCACGACGACTCCTCCCCTTCTCGGGATCGAGCTCGTCGGTCCAGGAGTGGGGAGAGGTCGAGAGGACGGGAGAAGGAGCAGGAGAAGCAGGACAGAAACAGACACGACTCCTCCTCCCCATCTCCGTCCCCAAAGCGACAGAAGGGCAAGAGTCGTGAAGAGGAGCGTaggagacaagaggaggaggaaaaaaggaaagacaAGCCCCAGAGGCGGCGCGACGACTCTTCCGCTTCCCCGGACCGGGAGCCTCCCAGGAGAGGACGGAGcaaagagagggagcgagggagcggAAGAGAGAGGGACGTCACACCTAAGGCCCCGTCTGAccgagagagggacagggagcgGGGCAGGCCGAGAGAACCACcgagggggagggagaaggagagccCTCCGCCGCCTAGAGCACGAGAGGGCGACCGCGAgcgggagagacagagggaccgCCGCAGCGGCTCTGCGACCCCTCCTAGGCGCTCGCCCATTGCCAacggcagacagagagagagggatcgggaggaggagaggaagaacgagaggggcagggagagggaggctCCCAAAGACCGGGAGCGAGAGAGCGAccgggagaaggagaggggaagggagaaagagaaggaagacaCTCACTTCGGCAGGCAGCGTCCACAGGATCGCACTCCAGAGAGGGACAGCGTGGCAGAGGCCAGGAAGGAGAGAGTTGTAGAGGACAAGagcagaaaagaaaaagacGTGGAGGAGAAGAAACGAGAAAAAGTAAAAGGGAAGAGTCCTGCGAAGGAAGAGAAGGCAAAGGCCAAGCAGAAGCCGGCGAAGAAGAGCAAAGCCAAAGagagcagcagtagtagcagcagcagcagtagtagcagcagcagcagcagcagcagtgatagtagcagcagcagcagcgacgATGATAGTGACAGCTCGtcttcttcctcatcctcctcctcttcgtcaTCGGCCTCCTCTGACGACggtgaaaagaagaagaagcaaaAGGCAGCCGAGAAGAAAGGGAAGGAAGCCCCAGCTCCGCCTCAGCCACCCGCTCAAAAGGAGAACgggaccagagagagagtggacagagggagggagaaggaacaGCCCCACGTGCCCGCTTGGAAAGGCAGCCCAACTCCTCCTGCACGTGCGCGTGACCAGAGAGAGGAAAACGTGGACAGGAGAGGCCGCGAGCGCTACAGCCCCACACCGGCAGCCAGGGGCAggtctccaccctctccaccccgCATGGCCGCGGACAGGGCAGGAGCCAGGCGGCCAGGCCGGGAGGGAGCCCTAGAGCGATACACTCCCACCGAAATGGACAACCACAATAGGGAccgggagagggggagagaccgGGAGAG ggacAGGGGGAAGGAGAGGTCCTCGCCTGCAGAgatggagaggcagagggacAGGGGGAAGGATAGATACTCGCCCGCAAACGTGGACAACCGCAGCCCTCCACCTGCCCCCCAGAGAGGTCGAGACCGGCCTGATCGCTACTCTCCCACCGAGCCCACTAGAGACCAGAAGGGAGGGCGAGGGGAGGGCGCCGACGCCTACCGGCCCTCCGCTGGGGAGAGTCAAGGGGAGGGGGacagagacaggaggaggagaggggtgtCGCCGGACTCCCCCAGAGCAAGGGGCCGGGAGGACGCACGCACCCCGCCTCGGCAGTACCAGGATGGCCCACGTGGCCACTCCCCCAGGAGGGTTTCTCCCGCCCGCTCACCACGCAGAGAACGCAGCAGAGAccgggagagggacagagagcgggagcgagacagggagaggcagagacagagggaacgTGACCGGGAGAGGGAacgagaaagggagagagacagggatagAGATAGGGACAGAGAGCGAGATGCTGACCGTAGCAGAGACAGGCCACCGGTCAGGAGGAGCAGTAGGTCTCGAAGCCCAAGGAGGAACAGCAGCCCCCCCATCAG GTCTCGACGTTCTCCATCTCCCCGATACCGACGTAGGAGCAGTCGGTCACTATCAAGAGAACGGGAGCAAGAACGAAAtcgagagagacagcgagaacaagagcaggagagagaaaagagaggacgTCCCCCTGCCAAAGCCCCTTCCCCACCTAATCATTCGGGATCATCTTCGTCTTCgtcgtcctcctcatcctcctccgaCTCTGACTCATCTGCCTCCGAGAATGAGGCAGGGAAGGCCGGAACAAAAGAACAAAGCTGGAAACCCGGCTCCGAAAGGGAGACAGGGAtgaggcaggaggagaggacagaacagGACAGGGAGACTGCTGAGAGGAGAAGGTCCCGGTCTCTGGAGAGACGAGCTCCTTCCAGCCAATCAGATCGCAGGGCACCAGGCAAAGACCCGCCCTCTCCATTCCGGACCCCGGCAGAGAGCAGGGATTCGTCGAGAAGAGGTTGCAGGGGCCAACCTACAGCTCTGGCCCCCCATCAACCAGAGCAGCCAAACACGGCAAAGAATCCAGTAAATGGGCAGCCAGGGATAGAGGAGAAGTTGAAAAAAAGCTGGCAGGGTAGCTCAAGCtcgtcatcatcttcatcatcttcgTCCTCCTCATCGTCGTCAGATAGCTCAGACTCAGAGCCTGAGCAAGACAAAGG TGGCGATGCTGCTCCACCTCGTAGGAAGTCATCCTCATCTTCACCAGGCGGTGAGAAGGAGGGTAAAAGGAG CCCTCATCGGCCTGAAAGGGTACCAGCTGATTCACTACGAGACTCCCGTTCGCTCAGCTATTCTCCTCCAATGAGAATGCGCCGTGGTGCCCCCTCCCCGCCCCACCGAAG GAGTGGAAGCAGGCGGTCTAGGAGCAGGTCACCCAGCAGTAAGCGGAGGAGATGA
- the srrm2 gene encoding serine/arginine repetitive matrix protein 2 isoform X1, giving the protein MYNGIGLTTPRGSGTNGYVQRNLSSVRAKRPREDRGTDEKDRERLESQLNRQPNAEILEHQRKRQLEVKCAELQDMMEEQGYSAEEIDEKVNSFRLMLQEQLEPAPTPAERPNVTETHALAAANQQKNDRLRQAFGIGSDYVDGSSFHPDRKEREKEKREQERLERERQQQQKYQLIEPEESEESDSSPERKQSHKKKKKRNKRRESSESPSPSPKRDKKKAQKKKKKRAESEEDSDGSSSEKETSKKKRKRKKSENETPPLPKTRKHRSASSSPAHSPSPAPLRERQQNQPGRRGEEGRKERSPERMGRGRSERTPPRRAGRENPPRHVSSSDGERTEKDRGGDKDRGREKKTRHDDSSPSRDRARRSRSGERSRGREKEQEKQDRNRHDSSSPSPSPKRQKGKSREEERRRQEEEEKRKDKPQRRRDDSSASPDREPPRRGRSKERERGSGRERDVTPKAPSDRERDRERGRPREPPRGREKESPPPPRAREGDRERERQRDRRSGSATPPRRSPIANGRQRERDREEERKNERGREREAPKDRERESDREKERGREKEKEDTHFGRQRPQDRTPERDSVAEARKERVVEDKSRKEKDVEEKKREKVKGKSPAKEEKAKAKQKPAKKSKAKESSSSSSSSSSSSSSSSSSDSSSSSSDDDSDSSSSSSSSSSSSSASSDDGEKKKKQKAAEKKGKEAPAPPQPPAQKENGTRERVDRGREKEQPHVPAWKGSPTPPARARDQREENVDRRGRERYSPTPAARGRSPPSPPRMAADRAGARRPGREGALERYTPTEMDNHNRDRERGRDRERDRGKERSSPAEMERQRDRGKERSSPAEMERQRDRGKDRYSPANVDNRSPPPAPQRGRDRPDRYSPTEPTRDQKGGRGEGADAYRPSAGESQGEGDRDRRRRGVSPDSPRARGREDARTPPRQYQDGPRGHSPRRVSPARSPRRERSRDRERDRERERDRERQRQRERDRERERERERDRDRDRDRERDADRSRDRPPVRRSSRSRSPRRNSSPPIRSRRSPSPRYRRRSSRSLSREREQERNRERQREQEQEREKRGRPPAKAPSPPNHSGSSSSSSSSSSSSDSDSSASENEAGKAGTKEQSWKPGSERETGMRQEERTEQDRETAERRRSRSLERRAPSSQSDRRAPGKDPPSPFRTPAESRDSSRRGCRGQPTALAPHQPEQPNTAKNPVNGQPGIEEKLKKSWQGSSSSSSSSSSSSSSSSSDSSDSEPEQDKGGDAAPPRRKSSSSSPGGEKEGKRSPHRPERVPADSLRDSRSLSYSPPMRMRRGAPSPPHRRSGSRRSRSRSPSSKRRR; this is encoded by the exons ATGTATAACGGGATTGGCCTTACCACGCCGCGTGGTAGTGGCACCAATGGTTACGTGCAGCGGAACCTGTCGAGTGTGCGTGCCAAGCGCCCGCGCGAGGACCGTGGTACGGATGAGAAGGACCGCGAGCGCTTGGAAAGCCAACTGAATCGCCAGCCCAATGCTGAGATTCTCGAGCACCAGCGGAAGAGGCAGCTGGAGGTCAAATGTGCCGAGCTGCAGGACATGATGGAGGAGCAAGG GTACTCCGCTGAAGAGATCGACGAGAAAGTGAACAGTTTCCGTCTGATGTTGCAGGAGCAACTGGAGCCTGCTCCCACTCCCGCAGAACGTCCAAA TGTGACTGAGACACATGCGTTGGCCGCAGCCAACCAGCAGAAGAATGACCGGCTGAGGCAGGCCTTCGGCATCGGCTCCGACTACGTGGACGGCTCCTCCTTCCACCCCGACCGCAAGGAGCGTgaaaaggagaagagggagcaggagagactgGAGAGGGAacgtcagcagcagcagaagtaCCA ACTTATAGAACCAGAGGAGTCAGAGGAGTCTGACTCTTCCCCTGAACGCAAACAAAGtcataagaagaagaagaagagaaacaaGCGTAGAGAAAG CTCAGAGAGTCCCTCCCCTTCTCCCAAACGTGATAAGAAGAAGgctcagaagaagaagaagaaaag GGCCGAATCTGAAGAAGACAGTGATGG TTCCTCCTCCGAGAAGGAAACatcaaagaaaaagagaaagaggaagaagagtgAAAATGAGACTCCTCCTCTTCCCAAGACCCGCAAACACCGCAGCGCATCATCCAGCCCTGCTCACAG CCCATCTCCTGCTCCACTGAGGGAGCGACAGCAGAACCAGCCGGGTCGAAGAGGCGAGGAGGGGCGCAAGGAGCGGTCTCCTGAAAGAATGGGGAGAGGTCGCAGCGAGAGGACTCCCCCAAGAAGAGCAGGACGTGAG AATCCACCCAGACATGTCAGTTCCTCTGATGGAGAGAGGacggagaaagacagaggaggggACAAGGACCGAGGCAGGGAGAAAAAGACGAGGCACGACGACTCCTCCCCTTCTCGGGATCGAGCTCGTCGGTCCAGGAGTGGGGAGAGGTCGAGAGGACGGGAGAAGGAGCAGGAGAAGCAGGACAGAAACAGACACGACTCCTCCTCCCCATCTCCGTCCCCAAAGCGACAGAAGGGCAAGAGTCGTGAAGAGGAGCGTaggagacaagaggaggaggaaaaaaggaaagacaAGCCCCAGAGGCGGCGCGACGACTCTTCCGCTTCCCCGGACCGGGAGCCTCCCAGGAGAGGACGGAGcaaagagagggagcgagggagcggAAGAGAGAGGGACGTCACACCTAAGGCCCCGTCTGAccgagagagggacagggagcgGGGCAGGCCGAGAGAACCACcgagggggagggagaaggagagccCTCCGCCGCCTAGAGCACGAGAGGGCGACCGCGAgcgggagagacagagggaccgCCGCAGCGGCTCTGCGACCCCTCCTAGGCGCTCGCCCATTGCCAacggcagacagagagagagggatcgggaggaggagaggaagaacgagaggggcagggagagggaggctCCCAAAGACCGGGAGCGAGAGAGCGAccgggagaaggagaggggaagggagaaagagaaggaagacaCTCACTTCGGCAGGCAGCGTCCACAGGATCGCACTCCAGAGAGGGACAGCGTGGCAGAGGCCAGGAAGGAGAGAGTTGTAGAGGACAAGagcagaaaagaaaaagacGTGGAGGAGAAGAAACGAGAAAAAGTAAAAGGGAAGAGTCCTGCGAAGGAAGAGAAGGCAAAGGCCAAGCAGAAGCCGGCGAAGAAGAGCAAAGCCAAAGagagcagcagtagtagcagcagcagcagtagtagcagcagcagcagcagcagcagtgatagtagcagcagcagcagcgacgATGATAGTGACAGCTCGtcttcttcctcatcctcctcctcttcgtcaTCGGCCTCCTCTGACGACggtgaaaagaagaagaagcaaaAGGCAGCCGAGAAGAAAGGGAAGGAAGCCCCAGCTCCGCCTCAGCCACCCGCTCAAAAGGAGAACgggaccagagagagagtggacagagggagggagaaggaacaGCCCCACGTGCCCGCTTGGAAAGGCAGCCCAACTCCTCCTGCACGTGCGCGTGACCAGAGAGAGGAAAACGTGGACAGGAGAGGCCGCGAGCGCTACAGCCCCACACCGGCAGCCAGGGGCAggtctccaccctctccaccccgCATGGCCGCGGACAGGGCAGGAGCCAGGCGGCCAGGCCGGGAGGGAGCCCTAGAGCGATACACTCCCACCGAAATGGACAACCACAATAGGGAccgggagagggggagagaccgGGAGAGGGACCGGGGGAAGGAGAGGTCCTCGCCTGCAGAgatggagaggcagagggacAGGGGGAAGGAGAGGTCCTCGCCTGCAGAgatggagaggcagagggacAGGGGGAAGGATAGATACTCGCCCGCAAACGTGGACAACCGCAGCCCTCCACCTGCCCCCCAGAGAGGTCGAGACCGGCCTGATCGCTACTCTCCCACCGAGCCCACTAGAGACCAGAAGGGAGGGCGAGGGGAGGGCGCCGACGCCTACCGGCCCTCCGCTGGGGAGAGTCAAGGGGAGGGGGacagagacaggaggaggagaggggtgtCGCCGGACTCCCCCAGAGCAAGGGGCCGGGAGGACGCACGCACCCCGCCTCGGCAGTACCAGGATGGCCCACGTGGCCACTCCCCCAGGAGGGTTTCTCCCGCCCGCTCACCACGCAGAGAACGCAGCAGAGAccgggagagggacagagagcgggagcgagacagggagaggcagagacagagggaacgTGACCGGGAGAGGGAacgagaaagggagagagacagggatagAGATAGGGACAGAGAGCGAGATGCTGACCGTAGCAGAGACAGGCCACCGGTCAGGAGGAGCAGTAGGTCTCGAAGCCCAAGGAGGAACAGCAGCCCCCCCATCAG GTCTCGACGTTCTCCATCTCCCCGATACCGACGTAGGAGCAGTCGGTCACTATCAAGAGAACGGGAGCAAGAACGAAAtcgagagagacagcgagaacaagagcaggagagagaaaagagaggacgTCCCCCTGCCAAAGCCCCTTCCCCACCTAATCATTCGGGATCATCTTCGTCTTCgtcgtcctcctcatcctcctccgaCTCTGACTCATCTGCCTCCGAGAATGAGGCAGGGAAGGCCGGAACAAAAGAACAAAGCTGGAAACCCGGCTCCGAAAGGGAGACAGGGAtgaggcaggaggagaggacagaacagGACAGGGAGACTGCTGAGAGGAGAAGGTCCCGGTCTCTGGAGAGACGAGCTCCTTCCAGCCAATCAGATCGCAGGGCACCAGGCAAAGACCCGCCCTCTCCATTCCGGACCCCGGCAGAGAGCAGGGATTCGTCGAGAAGAGGTTGCAGGGGCCAACCTACAGCTCTGGCCCCCCATCAACCAGAGCAGCCAAACACGGCAAAGAATCCAGTAAATGGGCAGCCAGGGATAGAGGAGAAGTTGAAAAAAAGCTGGCAGGGTAGCTCAAGCtcgtcatcatcttcatcatcttcgTCCTCCTCATCGTCGTCAGATAGCTCAGACTCAGAGCCTGAGCAAGACAAAGG TGGCGATGCTGCTCCACCTCGTAGGAAGTCATCCTCATCTTCACCAGGCGGTGAGAAGGAGGGTAAAAGGAG CCCTCATCGGCCTGAAAGGGTACCAGCTGATTCACTACGAGACTCCCGTTCGCTCAGCTATTCTCCTCCAATGAGAATGCGCCGTGGTGCCCCCTCCCCGCCCCACCGAAG GAGTGGAAGCAGGCGGTCTAGGAGCAGGTCACCCAGCAGTAAGCGGAGGAGATGA
- the thoc6 gene encoding THO complex subunit 6 homolog, with translation MGPIELLHMSVFSQSFSPCGRFLAVGNNYGEIALFSLSAALSPEATDLSQKPVLTFTAHEGPVFSLLSTDSQLLSAGNGEISGWNWCELIKRNTKAVWTRRPNYKTSLEIPEINAMVLSPKDNSLIVGGGDNNIHIMDLESGIFKLVLQGHSDYIHCLTVREREGEILSGGEDGAVRIWDSRTAQSVHCIEVHKYQECARPQLGRWISCLTTDSDWMLCGGGPSLSLWHLRSMSPTSVFPIAGCQRQAMFYQDLILSVGEGPYLYHCLLGGQIKAQIPCTSPSLNTLALNVHPSEPRVMTLGGSSDHIDVFTNLSYRAFSLSF, from the exons ATGGGGCCCATAGAG CTTCTCCACATGTCGGTCTTCTCCCAGAGTTTCTCTCCCTGCGGACGTTTCTTGGCAGTAGGGAACAACTACGGAGAGATTGCTTTGTTTAG TCTATCAGCTGCTCTCAGTCCAGAGGCCACAGACCTCAGTCAGAAACCAGTCCTCACTTTCACAG CTCATGAGGGTCCAGTGTTTTCCCTGCTTTCCACGGATAGCCAGCTTTTGAGTGCAGGGAATGGCGAGATCAGTGGCTGGAACTGGTGTGAACTCATCAAAAGG aaCACAAAAGCTGTATGGACAAGAAGGCCTAACTACAA AACCAGTCTAGAGATTCCTGAAATCAATGCTATGGTGCTCAGTCCaaaa GACAACAGCTTGATTGTTGGAGGAGGAGACaataacattcacatcatgGACCTGGAGAGTGGCATCTTCAAG TTGGTGTTGCAGGGCCACAGTGACTACATCCACTGCCTgacagtgagggagagggagggagaaatccTGTCTGGAGGGGAGGATGGTGCAGTGCGGATATGGG ATTCCAGGACAGCACAGTCAGTACACTGTATCGAAGTTCACAAATATCAG GAATGTGCCCGCCCCCAGCTTGGCAGATGGATCAGCTGCCTGACCACAGACTCCGACTGGATG CTCTGCGGAGGCgggccgtctctctctctctggcacctGCGCTCCATGTCTCCCACGTCAGTCTTCCCCATTGCCGGTTGCCAACGTCAGGCCATGTTTTACCAGGACCTA ATTTTATCAGTCGGTGAGGGCCCTTATCTGTACCATTGTTTATTGGGAGGCCAAATCAAAGCTCAGATTCCCTGCACCTCTCCATCTCTGAACACCCTGGCTCTGAATGTTCACCCCTCTGAGCCCCGG GTTATGACGCTAGGGGGCAGCAGTGACCATATTGATGTTTTCACCAACTTGTCCTACAGAGCTTTCTCCTTGTCTTTCTAA
- the si:dkey-16l2.16 gene encoding ras-related protein Rab-35 translates to MAGKDYHHLFKLLIIGDSNVGKSSLLLRFADNSFSGSYITTIGVDFKIRTVEIDGERVKLQIWDTAGQERFRTITSTYYRNTHGVIIVYDVTNPESFVNVKRWLNEISQNCDNVCKIMVGNKNDDPSKKQVESSDALRFGESVGVRVFETSAKENINVEEMFMAFTHMVLRAKKQSQSRAEREREREKDTVNINSHRDRERRKRGKKCC, encoded by the exons ATGGCTGGGAAGGACTATCATCATCTCTTCAAACTGCTCATCATTGGAGACTCAA ATGTGGGGAAGAGCAGTCTGCTTTTGCGGTTTGCGGACAACTCCTTCTCGG GCAGCTACATCACTACGATTGGAGTGGACTTTAAGATCCGCACCGTAGAAATTGACGGGGAACGTGTCAAGTTACAGATCTGGGATACAGCTGGACAAGAACGATTTCGGACCATCACCTCCAC GTATTACAGGAACACCCATGGCGTTATTATTGTGTATGACGTCACAAATCCAGAGTCGTTTGTAAATGTCAAGAGGTGGCTGAACGAGATCTCCCAAAACTGTGATAATGTTTGCAAGATCATGG TTGGGAACAAGAATGATGACCCCTCCAAGAAGCAAGTGGAAAGCAGTGATGCTCTACGCTTTGGCGAGTCTGTGGGGGTCAGGGTGTTTGAAACAAGTGCCAAGGAGAACATTAACGTCGAGGAG ATGTTCATGGCGTTCACTCACATGGTCCTGCGGGCCAAGAAGCAGAGCCAGAGCCGGGCGGAGCGCGAACGTGAGCGAGAGAAGGACACGGTCAACATCAACTCCCACCGGGACCGAGAGAGacggaagagagggaagaagtgCTGCTGA